A part of Patescibacteria group bacterium genomic DNA contains:
- a CDS encoding DUF5666 domain-containing protein, translating into MRKVAAIIGTGAIALATVFGGFTPAQAASEPAAGSITVTGTLTAISGTALPSTLSLLVGATTYTVEVPTTAKILRRYNGTSDLGEFLIGDRVEVRGTALNDAANSINATRVKNWTMQRVGGTFKGTIVTTDCVNNTFTFLPDKRVQQTVYLSSTTKITRGGEVGTCAGLKNGERAKVIGLWRQSSNRIDADRVVVDMKTISGTIASITLTNGGLQATLTLERKVKVHSSSVRASTSDSTETTTETWTVNVTSATKLFRRYMGKATIEEFLVGDKLEVRGTRTATANTLNANVIRNNTLTIKFGDFTGTVKSVDATAQTFVLRVSSKKFGDVTVTTTASTKYVDENGLRTFADVSVGDKVKVLGTYTSNTKKLAATRIFFKEAQSEVTE; encoded by the coding sequence ATGCGAAAAGTCGCAGCAATTATCGGGACAGGCGCCATTGCTTTGGCGACCGTCTTTGGCGGATTCACGCCAGCCCAAGCGGCCAGTGAGCCAGCCGCTGGGAGTATTACCGTTACCGGGACGCTTACCGCCATCAGCGGTACTGCGTTGCCGTCCACGCTCAGCCTGCTCGTGGGAGCCACCACCTATACGGTGGAAGTGCCAACCACAGCGAAAATTCTCCGTCGGTACAACGGCACGTCCGATCTGGGGGAGTTTCTCATTGGTGATCGGGTAGAAGTGCGCGGCACTGCCTTGAACGACGCCGCAAATTCCATTAACGCCACACGCGTTAAAAATTGGACTATGCAACGCGTTGGTGGCACGTTTAAAGGTACCATTGTCACCACGGACTGTGTAAACAACACGTTCACCTTTTTGCCTGATAAGCGAGTGCAGCAGACTGTCTACCTCTCCAGCACCACAAAAATTACCCGGGGTGGGGAAGTGGGAACCTGTGCTGGTTTGAAGAATGGCGAACGTGCAAAAGTCATTGGGCTCTGGCGCCAGTCCAGCAACCGCATTGACGCAGACCGCGTGGTGGTGGACATGAAAACCATCTCGGGTACCATTGCCAGCATCACTCTCACCAACGGCGGCCTACAAGCGACGTTGACCCTTGAACGGAAGGTGAAAGTTCACAGCAGTTCGGTGCGCGCCAGCACATCTGACAGCACTGAAACTACCACCGAGACCTGGACCGTGAACGTTACCAGCGCCACCAAGCTTTTCCGACGCTACATGGGGAAGGCCACGATTGAAGAATTTCTGGTGGGCGACAAGTTGGAAGTGCGGGGGACACGGACAGCAACGGCCAACACCCTCAATGCGAACGTGATCCGCAACAACACCCTCACCATTAAGTTTGGGGACTTCACGGGTACGGTGAAATCCGTGGATGCTACAGCGCAAACTTTTGTTCTGCGCGTGAGCAGCAAGAAGTTTGGCGATGTAACCGTTACCACCACTGCCAGCACAAAATACGTGGATGAGAACGGTCTCCGAACCTTTGCCGACGTTTCTGTTGGGGACAAGGTGAAAGTATTAGGAACCTACACCTCCAACACGAAAAAGCTAGCGGCAACGCGCATCTTCTTCAAAGAAGCGCAGAGTGAGGTAACGGAGTAA
- a CDS encoding ABC transporter permease, with protein sequence MSTTIASKIPQQKHSGLTWFFIDSWVMVKRSLLQIRQDPEQLLGLTIQPIMFVVLFRYVFGGAIDTGGVSYVNFLMAGIFVQTAAFGSTMSSYSVAIDLEKGIMDRFRSLPMVKSAVLTGHVTADLFRNLLATAVMVGAGLAVGFRPEASPSEWVLAIALLLFFSYSLSWLFVLVALVGKSIQFVQQFGFILIFPLTFVSSAFVPVSTMPSWLRVFAENQPLTHLIEAIRALLVGTPVGNHVGWTVVWSCIILVVGLTVTTTIFRRKAK encoded by the coding sequence ATGTCTACAACTATTGCGAGCAAAATCCCGCAGCAAAAACACTCAGGCCTCACCTGGTTCTTCATTGATAGCTGGGTCATGGTCAAGCGGAGCTTGCTGCAAATCCGGCAAGACCCGGAGCAGCTGCTGGGTCTCACCATCCAGCCAATTATGTTCGTGGTGCTGTTCCGCTACGTCTTTGGTGGAGCCATTGATACGGGTGGCGTGAGCTACGTCAACTTCCTCATGGCTGGCATCTTCGTGCAGACGGCAGCGTTCGGCTCAACCATGTCTAGTTACAGCGTGGCCATTGATTTGGAAAAAGGCATTATGGATCGGTTTCGGTCTTTGCCCATGGTGAAGAGCGCAGTGCTCACGGGACACGTGACGGCCGACTTATTCCGCAACCTGCTGGCAACCGCAGTGATGGTTGGCGCAGGTTTGGCTGTTGGCTTCCGGCCCGAAGCAAGCCCCAGTGAGTGGGTGCTGGCCATCGCCCTGTTGCTGTTCTTTTCGTACTCCCTCTCGTGGCTCTTCGTCCTGGTGGCGTTGGTTGGCAAATCCATCCAGTTCGTCCAGCAGTTTGGCTTCATCCTTATTTTCCCGCTCACCTTCGTGAGCAGCGCGTTCGTGCCCGTGAGTACTATGCCCTCGTGGCTGCGCGTCTTCGCTGAGAACCAGCCACTCACCCACCTCATTGAAGCCATCCGCGCTCTGCTAGTGGGTACTCCAGTGGGCAACCACGTGGGGTGGACAGTGGTGTGGAGCTGCATTATTTTAGTGGTCGGCCTGACCGTCACCACCACCATTTTCCGGCGGAAGGCGAAGTAA